The genomic stretch GCTTTACTTTAGTGAGTACGAAATACTCGGGACAGTGAGTCTACCGTTTACCTTGTAATCGATATTTATGACAATTCCACCAACAGCGATGTTGGGGCATACTTTTAGAAGGACACTGGAACACGGAGAGTAACCCGATACCACTCAGGCATGTCAGATCTTGCGGGTGAGTGTTGTCCAGCACATTTTGTCTCAGGTAACATCGGTCCATCAGCAGGATAATAATAAGTCAGTTTTTTCCTCCAACTCCGATTACATTTTTACCTGCAATGTATGATATGTAATTATAACCAGTTGATTATTTTACTTGCAGGAGACTAAGGGATATTCTACTCACACCACTCCGCTGTTCACCTTTTCTACCAACAGTATTTTCAgagaagaaatttaattttgatacacCTTTATCAAtatatgattaataattctataatatgTGTATAGTAAATAACATTTGTTAATGTAATACTACTCAAATATTAAGTTAATGTAATGtctttaattgttataaatttatatttcctctATTGTCCCATAATTTTGCAGAAGTTTCAGATCAGATTTGTGTGAAGTTATTAGTTTAACCCTCCAGGTGGTAACTATAATACTTTAAAGTGCTGGGCCATTCCAGTGTATACCATAAGGtaaagaaaaaatacttttaaaatacaaaaaagtattcaaatatgtattatgtatcatttattcagaaaaaaacctGCCATATATAATgtctaataaaaccaaaatacttttcattttgtgtttaaaaGGGTAGACATGTTAACAGGGCAgacaaaaaacgttttttaattttttttattaattggtataaataatttttctaaatttaccaattatttcaaatattattctgaacaagatatattttacaccaaaccttttttaaaaagatacacagtaatattttgaaaacaataattatgcTACAGTTTACAAATAATGTTAGCTACTACATAAGTACTTAGTAAATggatatttcttcaaaataaacagCACCATTGGTCTTACATATTTAGCACACAAAAgctaaataatatagttatagtgtaaaatacacagtttcaataaataataaaaaaactgctgTTTTGTGGGCGTGCCAATAgctgaattttattttcttcatacttcaaaaaatctacaaaattagTACTTCCATAAGTCGAATGCTTCCTATTTTACTTTTGGAGGAATGCAATTATTGATTAAACTGTTCATTTGTATCTGACAAAAAGATATGACAGTACTCTTTGAAGTGGTTCAAGTACATTGCACAGTGCGACAATGGCACTGAGGTTAAGCAAAATCtaataacattaattgtttatTCACATATTACTCTTCCCCAAAAAATGTACACATACAAAAATCAAATGTtcgttttgtttataatttagaaagtaaTTATATGCTTTGAATgttagttttttgtattattaagcaaataagttttaaaaaacgaTAAGGAGATGGCTCAAAGTAACGATATGCCCTTGTAAACAGAGAAATTTTATAGAACTGCACCTAGGTTTATTCACGATTTTGTCAATCTAAATCTCAACTTCAGATCATGTCTGTCAGTAAAAAACTGGTGGTGTCTAGCTAGAATGATTTTTCAGGAAGGAGTTTAGTAAATAAGTCACTCATCAACACATCATTTTCATTACTTGAACGTAAACTCagtgaattaaaactttttggaTTCGTCGAACATAGTCAAAGTCAACAGATGTCAGTTGAATATgctatgaaaaaaaatatatacatgcacaTTCGTGTTATAAAGATACAATGTTTTGATATTCTACACATTCTTCATATTACCATGTAGAAGATGTTCGGGATAATTGGGAATGGGCTTTTTTATATCCGTTTTTGTCCAAAGGAGCAAATGCACACTTTAAGAAATTCCTTGCTGAAAGGGGTTCTCCAAGTCCTTTATAGTACCAATACAGGGCGTCCAGGCTCaacaagtttctttttttaaatagaacttgACCTTGAACAATACAGACATTATTGTTGTCATTTAATCATTCTTTATTTGCACATTACGTATTATATGGGTACAAGATACACGGTACAGGTGCATCGTAAAAGACAAGTATAAAATAAcctaactaaaactaaaatacattttgtgtatCAATTTGCACTTACAAGAgacaatataatgaaaataaataaaaatattaaaatctattaacAATGGGAGGGTGCAGCAAATTATTTCTAGCTATCAACATGCCGTTTCCTTCAACTGTTTTCCCTTTAGCGTTGTTATAAAAATGCTCATAAACACTGGAGTGATCAAAACTTGTTTATCCTGTACTTTTAGAGAAAGTTATACTAAAGATTTGTAGTCAAATCtttagttattaaaacatttaaccaaTTTATTTGTTCCACTTTCATCCAATATAAGATGGTTGACAGAATATTTGAAAACGTTTTGATTTATAGACATTAaggattttttaatataaaagatgaTACCTTCAAAATACCTATTCTATTAATAGAGTTAGGATTGTTAATGAATTTACATACAGTTGACGTATTGGTATAACTTAACAATACCTCTATGGCGGCCAGCATTAGGCAAAATGTCCGAAGTAATAAGTTTGTGCAATCCGGCTGCCAGATAACCCTGGATGTTTGGTGTACCATTCCTTCGTTTCCCATACAGCTCCCATGATACTTCTATAATGCAATGCAAAAACTGCCAAAACTGTAATCTTTCGAATGGGTAATGGACTGCATTGACTAGGGAGGCCTTGTTATTTGCTGAAAATCGTACCATAGATGTATCAATTCCTTCACTTCATTGAGACAGAAAGCATATAAAGTGGACAGtatgttttaattcttatttttaattatttattccttaattacgtttattttttattttattctcctACTTAGCACCCCGCTTTTAAACCttggaaattttatgaaaattaggTTCAAGAACCTGAATAAAAGCAAATGAGGTAGTAAAAAAGTTCCTGGAAATGTTTCCATGTATTCAAGCAAAGGATCACTGATGGGGAAATCTCTCTTCCTGCGGTAATCAGACAACTTCCAGTTCTTTGTTTTTgataatggaaggattgtgaagaaaacagaatttttcAGGATATTTGCCATCATTTAATGATAGTTTGTGAAGTTCTTTGTGGTGGTTCGTTCAGTACAGACCTATAGTGATGTgcattctttagttcagttttaataattagtacatttgttttattaagtggaTGTTTGAGAGGAAGTGTGCAtgaagttgacacaaaacattGTTGCATTGTAATTGCTGATGCGTGtcataacgctctggtatgatttgtttattttaaccggGATTGTAGTTAGGTtaaggttagttatccacctgaggcagagatcagattgcagattacgaaatgttgttttttaaacgGATTGTTTGTGTCATTGAACATGGTAAacatccggaaaaatcctgtataCTTCTAGTTTTGGATGgcattaataaaaacaatgccaaatgatTTAATACTTTACTAGCAGTGCTGCCAATCCCagaaagatatacatttttttttagagCACTCCTTTGTGAATATAAATAACAATCCTGGGAATTATTAGACTTGTTGGGAAGGTTAGCTTGAAGTGGAATCCAAAGTAGCATGCAAACAAGCCACCCTTCCTCTCCAGTCCACACAAAAGCACATGGTACAGTACAGACCAAAATTAGTGCTGTCATGGACTGAAGCGACTTGTATTGTCAGAAGCACACAGAGTATGGAACGGACTGTTCGTAGTCAAACTGCTAGAGGTGGGGgggaaacaattttagaactgctgaaaccgtaaaCTGGTTGGCCTCATGGTACACATCCGGGGTGTgaaaaaggcccttgaggcttaagtgcatggtaATAGGCCACCTCTTAGAAGAAGAAGTGAAAATCATTCAATCAGAAAGCAGCAGGTTACTTTAGAAATGATGTGCTGCTAATAGTGATAACAATCTTCTGTAAATTTATTCACAATGGATTTTATAAGATATGTAGTGTTTACAGTGATGAAATGGTGTAAAACATGGAATCTTCCAAATCAGGCATTCTTCTCTTCACATCAATGGTAGAATACTTTGTTatgtcaaaagtttttatttttacagtttttcattaGTCATAGTTTAGGAGAAgaacaattaaacaaatattatttaaatgttattttaaaataaactaacaatagaTTTTATCTGAAGAGGATTGTGCAGACGAATGCATGCTGTAAAATGCAAAAAACTTACCAATAAGAATATCAAAATCAGCCAAAGACAGTCCTCTAGAGTGAAGGTTACAGTCTATCAGCAGTTGCCAGAACATCAGCCTCATCAGAACTGTCGGAAATGTTGGCTTGGTCTTGCAGCACAACTCTGAGTACTTCACATAAACCACCTTCATGGCTGATAAGTACTGTAGTACCACATTGCGCAAAAGAATCTCCTCAAATCCCGCTTCTAGCTTCTCATCCTCATTGTAGGTAAAGGGGGTTAAATTATTAGAGTCTGTTTTACTGTAAACTGTGCTTCTTATAGTTGTTGTGACGTTCTGTTTTACCAGTCCTCTTGGAATCATTCAAGTAAGCACTGAGTCTTCCGGTGTAAAATGTGAGATTTATATCGTGATGTGGTGC from Homalodisca vitripennis isolate AUS2020 unplaced genomic scaffold, UT_GWSS_2.1 ScUCBcl_3535;HRSCAF=9117, whole genome shotgun sequence encodes the following:
- the LOC124372576 gene encoding radial spoke head 10 homolog B-like; amino-acid sequence: MKVVYVKYSELCCKTKPTFPTVLMRLMFWQLLIDCNLHSRGLSLADFDILIANNKASLVNAVHYPFERLQFWQFLHCIIEVSWELYGKRRNGTPNIQGYLAAGLHKLITSDILPNAGRHRGQVLFKKRNLLSLDALYWYYKGLGEPLSARNFLKCAFAPLDKNGYKKAHSQLSRTSST